From the Desulfovibrio sp. TomC genome, one window contains:
- a CDS encoding glycerophosphodiester phosphodiesterase family protein translates to MFACLRCSQASSAKRPGRDLDWLTAVPFAHRGLHGPDTGPENSLPAFAAACDAGYGIECDVRLLADGGVVVFHDRGLNRLTGQAGPLDQLTCADLPRLCLLGSGEHPPLLAEVLSLVAGRVPLYIELKSQGRAGRLEQAVAALLAGYSGPVVVASFHPWSLARLAFLAPELPRCLIACDFADAPAMGRLKRFAYANLFHAAIARPHCIAYGWRGLPHGPVALVRWLGWPVLLWTVRSREDRVKALRHGDNIVFEGFLPTSPGAIEERADQGDGPARE, encoded by the coding sequence TTGTTCGCCTGCTTGCGGTGTAGCCAGGCCTCGTCGGCCAAGCGTCCGGGGAGGGACCTGGACTGGCTGACCGCCGTCCCCTTTGCTCACCGGGGCCTCCATGGCCCGGATACCGGCCCGGAGAACTCCCTGCCGGCCTTTGCAGCCGCCTGTGACGCCGGATACGGCATTGAATGCGACGTGCGGCTTCTGGCCGACGGCGGCGTTGTGGTCTTTCACGACCGCGGCCTGAACCGTCTGACCGGACAGGCCGGCCCTCTCGACCAGCTGACCTGCGCTGATCTGCCCCGCCTTTGTCTTTTGGGCTCCGGGGAGCACCCGCCGCTGTTGGCCGAGGTCTTGTCCCTGGTGGCCGGCCGGGTGCCGCTGTATATCGAACTCAAGTCTCAGGGCCGGGCGGGGCGTCTGGAACAGGCCGTGGCCGCCCTGTTGGCCGGGTACTCCGGCCCGGTGGTCGTGGCCTCGTTTCATCCCTGGTCGCTGGCCCGTCTGGCCTTCCTGGCCCCGGAGCTGCCGCGCTGCCTCATTGCCTGCGATTTTGCCGACGCACCGGCCATGGGCCGGCTCAAGCGGTTCGCCTATGCCAATCTGTTCCATGCCGCCATAGCCCGACCCCACTGTATTGCCTATGGCTGGCGGGGACTGCCGCATGGACCGGTCGCTCTGGTCCGATGGCTTGGATGGCCGGTTCTGCTCTGGACGGTGCGATCGAGAGAGGATAGAGTCAAAGCCTTGCGTCATGGGGACAACATTGTTTTCGAGGGCTTTTTGCCCACGTCCCCGGGTGCCATTGAGGAGCGGGCCGACCAAGGCGACGGTCCCGCCCGGGAATAA
- the dxs gene encoding 1-deoxy-D-xylulose-5-phosphate synthase — MTAMSDAALHILTRIKHPHDVAGLSAEERTVLADEIRQVIIGTVSMNGGHLAPSLGVVELTLALLAAFDPGRDKLVWDVGHQAYAYKILTGRQEQFHTLRTMGGVSGFPRPAESPFDHFGVGHSSTSISAALGLAMARDRKGEDHDVVAIIGDGSMTAGLAYEGLNQAGGWGGRLIVVLNDNEMSISKNVGALSLFLSRKLNQRWVKRLKKDMESWISSLPYGGDLMGYVRRGEESFKSFFTPGMLFEAFRFNYLGPIDGHNTERLIEVFKEVKDIEGPVLVHVLTKKGRGYEPAENNPTYFHGVGCFEPETGLVEKVGVCAPSYTQVFGEALLASAKADPRVMAITAAMPEGTGLSRFATELPERFVDVGICEQHAVTFAAGLAMAGYKPVVAIYSTFMQRSYDQIVHDVCLQNLPVTLCLDRGGLVGEDGATHHGAFDISYLRHIPNLVFMAPGSEAELPAMLATALAHDGPVAIRYPRGAGVGLPVPEVVEPLPLGQGAMVREGSDALIVAIGSRVMPAVAAADALAAETGREVAVLNARFIKPLPEAQLLALAGRYPLWLTVEENVLQGGFGAAVLELLSDAGALSGLTVHRLGLPDAFVEHGGQNALRALCGIDQNGIKAALVRLLAV, encoded by the coding sequence ATGACGGCAATGAGCGACGCGGCCCTTCACATCCTCACGCGCATCAAGCATCCGCATGACGTGGCCGGTCTTTCCGCCGAGGAAAGGACCGTGCTGGCCGACGAGATCCGGCAGGTCATCATCGGCACGGTATCCATGAACGGCGGCCATCTGGCCCCGTCGCTGGGGGTTGTGGAACTGACGCTGGCCCTGCTTGCCGCCTTCGATCCCGGCAGGGATAAACTTGTCTGGGACGTCGGGCATCAGGCCTATGCCTACAAAATTCTGACCGGCCGTCAGGAACAGTTTCACACCCTGCGAACCATGGGCGGGGTCAGCGGCTTTCCGCGTCCGGCCGAGAGCCCCTTTGATCACTTCGGCGTCGGCCACTCCAGCACCTCCATCTCGGCCGCCTTGGGGCTGGCCATGGCCCGGGACCGCAAGGGTGAGGACCACGACGTGGTGGCTATTATCGGCGATGGTTCCATGACCGCCGGTCTGGCCTACGAGGGACTGAACCAGGCGGGAGGGTGGGGCGGACGGCTCATTGTCGTACTGAACGACAACGAAATGTCCATCTCCAAAAACGTCGGGGCGCTCTCGCTCTTTTTAAGCCGCAAGCTTAACCAGCGCTGGGTCAAGCGGCTCAAAAAGGACATGGAAAGCTGGATCAGTTCCTTGCCCTACGGCGGCGACCTCATGGGCTATGTCCGTCGCGGCGAGGAGTCGTTTAAGAGCTTTTTCACGCCCGGAATGCTCTTTGAGGCGTTTCGGTTCAATTATCTTGGTCCCATCGACGGGCACAATACCGAGCGGCTCATTGAGGTCTTCAAGGAAGTCAAAGACATTGAGGGACCGGTGCTGGTCCATGTGCTGACCAAGAAAGGACGCGGCTACGAGCCGGCCGAGAACAATCCCACCTATTTCCACGGCGTGGGCTGCTTTGAGCCGGAAACCGGGCTGGTGGAAAAAGTCGGGGTCTGCGCCCCGAGCTACACCCAGGTTTTTGGCGAGGCCTTGCTCGCTTCGGCCAAGGCCGACCCCCGGGTCATGGCCATCACGGCCGCCATGCCCGAGGGCACGGGGCTGTCGCGTTTTGCCACGGAACTCCCCGAACGCTTTGTGGACGTCGGCATCTGTGAGCAGCATGCCGTGACCTTTGCCGCCGGACTGGCCATGGCCGGCTACAAACCGGTCGTTGCCATCTATTCCACCTTCATGCAGCGCTCCTACGACCAGATTGTCCATGACGTGTGCCTGCAAAATCTGCCCGTGACCCTGTGCCTCGACCGGGGTGGGCTGGTAGGCGAGGATGGAGCCACCCATCACGGGGCTTTTGATATTTCCTATCTGCGTCACATCCCCAATCTTGTTTTCATGGCCCCGGGCAGCGAAGCCGAACTGCCGGCCATGCTGGCCACCGCCCTGGCCCATGACGGTCCGGTCGCCATTCGGTATCCCCGCGGGGCCGGCGTGGGCCTGCCCGTGCCCGAGGTCGTCGAACCGTTGCCCCTCGGCCAGGGTGCGATGGTGCGCGAGGGAAGCGATGCCCTGATCGTTGCCATCGGCAGCCGGGTCATGCCGGCCGTGGCGGCTGCCGATGCCCTGGCCGCCGAGACGGGCAGGGAAGTGGCGGTGTTGAACGCCCGTTTCATCAAGCCATTGCCCGAAGCGCAACTCCTTGCCCTGGCCGGCCGCTATCCACTGTGGCTGACGGTCGAGGAAAATGTGCTTCAGGGGGGCTTTGGCGCGGCCGTACTGGAATTGCTCTCCGACGCCGGGGCACTCTCCGGGTTGACCGTACACCGGCTGGGCCTGCCCGACGCCTTTGTGGAGCATGGCGGACAAAATGCCCTGCGGGCGCTTTGCGGCATTGACCAAAACGGCATCAAGGCTGCCCTTGTTCGCCTGCTTGCGGTGTAG
- a CDS encoding polyprenyl synthetase family protein, whose protein sequence is MTVKERLAALAAEVEVYLRERFGVRMRERGVPENLLSAMEYSLLAGGKRLRPVLCLTFAELFEAKRARVMPFAAGFELIHTYSLVHDDLPAMDDDDLRRGRPSNHKIYGEAGAILAGDALLTEAFGCMGRAWPGVGAELVLPALSEAARAAGAAGMVGGQVLDMDYTAREGVTLAELARMQTLKTGALITASCVCGAILAGAGEEGVARTREYGEAIGAAFQIVDDILDEIGDAATLGKPVGSDREQGKNTYPSMIGLDESRRLAEDRVAAAVAALEPYVGEAADFLRDLARYIVVRVQ, encoded by the coding sequence GTGACGGTGAAGGAACGGTTGGCTGCGTTGGCGGCCGAGGTCGAGGTTTATTTGCGGGAGCGGTTCGGTGTGCGGATGCGGGAACGCGGCGTGCCGGAAAATCTGCTTTCCGCCATGGAATATTCCCTGCTGGCCGGCGGCAAGCGCCTGCGGCCGGTCCTGTGCCTGACCTTTGCCGAACTTTTCGAGGCCAAGCGGGCCAGGGTCATGCCTTTTGCCGCCGGCTTCGAGCTTATTCACACCTATTCCCTTGTTCATGACGACCTGCCGGCCATGGACGACGACGATCTGCGTCGCGGCCGGCCGTCCAATCATAAGATTTACGGCGAAGCCGGGGCTATCCTGGCCGGCGACGCCTTGTTGACCGAGGCCTTTGGTTGCATGGGCCGCGCCTGGCCGGGCGTTGGCGCTGAACTGGTCCTGCCGGCCTTGTCCGAAGCGGCCCGGGCCGCCGGGGCAGCCGGCATGGTCGGCGGCCAGGTCCTGGACATGGACTACACCGCCCGAGAGGGCGTGACCCTGGCCGAACTGGCCCGGATGCAGACGCTTAAAACCGGTGCGCTCATCACGGCCTCCTGTGTCTGCGGGGCGATTCTGGCCGGCGCAGGCGAGGAGGGTGTGGCTCGAACCCGGGAATACGGCGAGGCCATTGGCGCGGCCTTTCAGATCGTCGACGATATTCTTGATGAGATCGGCGACGCCGCCACCCTGGGCAAACCCGTGGGCAGCGACCGGGAGCAGGGCAAGAACACCTACCCGTCCATGATCGGTCTTGACGAAAGCCGCCGGCTGGCCGAGGACCGCGTAGCCGCCGCCGTGGCCGCCCTTGAGCCGTATGTGGGCGAGGCCGCCGATTTTTTACGGGATCTGGCCCGCTACATCGTTGTCCGGGTGCAGTGA
- the xseB gene encoding exodeoxyribonuclease VII small subunit, with protein MSVKEESFEKALERLERIAVRLEAGDVPLEKGVALYKEGMGLVGTCRKRLEAARMEIALAGEDGTLRPFDVKDDEGTGAAGPVGEAL; from the coding sequence TTGAGCGTGAAAGAAGAATCCTTTGAAAAGGCCCTGGAGCGTTTGGAGCGCATAGCCGTGCGCCTGGAAGCCGGCGACGTGCCGCTGGAAAAGGGCGTGGCCCTGTACAAAGAGGGCATGGGGCTGGTGGGGACCTGCCGCAAGCGGCTGGAGGCCGCCCGGATGGAAATCGCCCTGGCGGGCGAGGACGGGACGTTGCGGCCCTTTGACGTGAAAGACGACGAGGGGACCGGCGCTGCCGGTCCGGTCGGGGAGGCGTTGTGA